Below is a window of Chitinophagaceae bacterium DNA.
ATGCTTTTCATTGCTTTCAAAAATTCCAAGGCTGATAAATGCTTTAATCCCGGGCTAACAGCAATTGTAAATGAAAATAGAAGCCCTGATATGAGAGCAACCGAAATCATCAAAGCAATTGGAAATAAGCAACTTACTTTTATCATTCCTTCAATGTTTTTATGTATGATATTATATCTTTAATTTGGTCTGCATTAAGCTTCTTTTCCCACGAAGGTATAATTCCTTTTCCTTTTTGAATAATTCTCAAATATTGGCCATCAGTAAGAGCTGACTTTTGAAGATTTTTTGCTCCAAACTTGCCTTTCGTGCCGTCTAATCCGTGACATTTTGCACAGTTTTGTTCGAAGAGTGCTTTTCCAGAACCTACTGAATTTTCAAAATGAGTTGGTGGATTTTGAACAGGCATTGTTTTATTTGAAAAAAACAACGCCCCAAATGCCCAAAGATTCAAAATGAGTATTGTAGTTGTCTTCATCAGTTTGAAATGCTAATGGTTTTCTTAATAAACATATCAGAACTAAGTTGCTCCACCATAAAACAAGCCACATCAGCCCTTGAAATTTTAAGCCTTAGGTTTCTTGTTTGGGCATTAAATCCAACTTGGAAATTTTGGGTTGAAGGTTCATTTGTAAATGCACTTGGACGTACAATGGTAAAGTCAAGATTAGTTTCATTAATGTAACCTTCTTGTAATTTGTGGTCATTGAAGGCTTTTTTAATGAGAAAGCCAAACATAATGTACTTCCAAAAGAAGTTAAGATTGTGCCAGCTATCTCCAATCCCCAAAGTGGTTTGGCATATCAGACGGGTTACGCCTAAATGCTCCATAGCTTTAATAATGTTTTGAGTGCCTTTTGCTCGCACTGTGCCTTTTGCTCCATCGCCCAGACAACATAATACAGCGTCTGTACCTTTGATGGCACTTTGTACATCTTCAAAATTGAATACATCACCTTGAATGATAGATAACTTAGGACTTTCTATTTCTTTCAGTTTGGTGGCATTGCGGGTAAATGCTTTTACAGAGTAGTCTTTAGCCAAGGCTTCTTTTACTACGTATGTTCCGAGTGAGCC
It encodes the following:
- a CDS encoding cytochrome c, with amino-acid sequence MKTTTILILNLWAFGALFFSNKTMPVQNPPTHFENSVGSGKALFEQNCAKCHGLDGTKGKFGAKNLQKSALTDGQYLRIIQKGKGIIPSWEKKLNADQIKDIISYIKTLKE
- a CDS encoding SDR family oxidoreductase produces the protein MQVIIFGATGSLGTYVVKEALAKDYSVKAFTRNATKLKEIESPKLSIIQGDVFNFEDVQSAIKGTDAVLCCLGDGAKGTVRAKGTQNIIKAMEHLGVTRLICQTTLGIGDSWHNLNFFWKYIMFGFLIKKAFNDHKLQEGYINETNLDFTIVRPSAFTNEPSTQNFQVGFNAQTRNLRLKISRADVACFMVEQLSSDMFIKKTISISN